The following nucleotide sequence is from Candidatus Borkfalkia ceftriaxoniphila.
GCGCCGCTCTCGCGCATCGTGGTGATGGCTGGAACGATATTTCCCAGATATGCCACCGTATCGTAGCCCTCTTCGGACATACACCATTTCAGGAACTTCCACGCCCATTCCCTCTTTGTTTCGTCCGTGCACGCCTTAGTGATGCCGTAGCCGCTGCAACCCGTACCGACCTTGCCCGCGGAACCGTCTTTCTGTACGAAGTTGGGGAAGGCGCGCGCCGTCAACGACCATTGGCGGCTGTAAGCCGTCTGCACATAGTCGGGAAGTTGCGGGCGGACGTCCACGATCATGGGCACAGCGCTGGAAAGTTCGCCGCTGTACGCCTTGAAAGACGCGCCCTCTCCCGATATGGCATAGCCCGTGCGCGTATCGTAAAATTCCTCGTAAAATTCGTAGCAAGCCTTCGCCTCGTCGCTGTCGAGCGCAAAATTGCCCTCCTCGTCGAGGTATTCGCCGCCGTAATTTGCCAGCATGGTCGCATAGACAGGCCGCCATTTTTTCCATTCGATCGCTTTTTTCACGCCTGCTTTCATCAGATCGTCGCAGGTTTTGAGAAAGGTTTCCCAAGTCCAGTCGTTGGAGGGCACCGCTACGCCTGCCTGCTCGAACGCCGTTTCGTTGATGTATATTACGAGTCGGTTATAGTCGCGCGGAACGAACCAGATCCCCTCGTCGGACGAGGAATAATGCGTGGAATCGATCAAAGCGTCGTAAAAATCGGAGAAAAATTCTTCGTTTCCCGGAAACTTGCTCTCATCCGACAGATCCTGAAAATATCCCGTTCCCGAATAGGGAGAATGCTGGTCGCCCGCCGTCCATACGATATCGGGCAACTCGCCTGCGGAAGTCCAGTTGATGATCTCAGCCATTCCGCTCATGTTTTTGGTGATTTTAATGGAAACTTCGGGATTCTTTTTCTGGAAAGCGTTGATCCACTCCTGCATAACGCTCTGCTCGGCGGATTTACCCAGCGTGCCTACGGTCAGATGGACTTCCGCGTCGGGATTTTCCTCGGGTTTTACGTCGGGTTTATCGGGACCGCCTGTTCCCGTATCGATACTGCACGCGGCGGCTGAAAAGACGAATGTGACCGCCAGAAGCATAATCATGACGAGCGTGACAATTTTTTTCATAAACATATCTCCTTATCCGCGCGCCGTCCGAAGGAGGCGCGCGCGGAATTTATTTATTTACGATCTGGATCCTGCCGTTACGGAAAGGCGCCACGATCACGACCTTGCCGTTTTCTACCGTATAATCGGTGCCGGCGGTCAGAATTTTGTTGTGCTGACGCACTTCGAACGCGCCGGACGGCGCATCGAGGGTCACGCGGACGGTCTTGCCCTCGGTATCGCCCTGTATACTGTTGATCTGCACCCAATTTTTTCCGATAGACAAATCGTAATACATATCGGCATAACTCAGATTTTCCATCTTCCAATAATCGAGCGAGGAAGGAAGATCGGGCGTAATGTTCAGACAGTTGTAATCCGAGGAGGAAAGCCCGAAGAACGCGGCGGGAACCGTTGTATACAGGAGCGTTGCCTCTATAAATTCATAGTCGAGCCCCAAGACGCCCGAACTTTCGCCGCCCTGCAAAATGATCCCGTTTTTCAGATAATACGAACGGTAGAAATTTTTGCCCGTGCCGCCCGCCTCTTTGACCGTTTCGTACCAGCCCTGCACGTTTTTCAACTTCGCAAAAGCCGCATCTCCGCCGTTGACGATCTGTTCCGCAACCATGTCGTAATACGCGCAATGCGCCGCGGTACCGCCGTTCTGCACCTGTTTGTTCCAGCCGTAAGAACCGCTCCTCTTTCCGTCGAAACGGAACCAATACTGATATACGTTTTCTTTTGTCGTCCAGCGGGGCGCAAACGTAAAGTAATAGATCTGCTTGGTGCGGGAGGAATTATCTGCCGTATCCCCTTCCACGATGCGATCGCCGTTGATCCACGAAAGTATGGACGCAGCCTGTTCCTCGGTGGCAAGCCCCAATTCGATCGCCTCCTGATTGTACGTGGTAAAGCCGTAATCGACGACGGTATCCAGAACGCCCGCCTGCACGCCCTTATCCGTTTCGGGAAGGTAACCGAGATGGAAGCGCCCCGTTTCCTCGTTCCAGAAGTATTCCTGAAACTCGGGAATAAACGCTTGGATCTTTTGTCCGAGCGTTACCGCTGTTTCCGTGTATTTTACGGTCTTTTTCATGTCCGCACTCTTTACTTCGACGGCGTTTCCGCTCTCTTCAATGCCGCTCGCCGCAACCATTTTTTCCAGATATTCCATGCCTTTGAGGGCCTTGAAATAATACAGGTTGCAGTAAAGACTCACGACGGGGTAACTCGGGCAATCCCAATATCCGTCGCCGATGCCGTGCCCCACGCCCGTATTGGTTGCGGAGCCGACCTTTCCGTCTTCATCTTTCCACGCGAAATAATCATAGTTGGAAGAGCCGTCGTGCCCGACGAATTCCTCCACTGTGATCAACTCCTGCTCCGCCCCCTTGCAATAGGTCAGAAGGAACTGCATCGCCTTACGGATCTTATCGATATTCTTTTCCAGCCATTCGTCGTCCTGCGTGTACTGATAATAGTACGCCGCGGCGGCAATAAATACGCTGTTGTTGTTGACCTGCCTGCCGTCGAACGAAAGCGTGACCTCTTCCAGCCGCACTTCGGCGTTGATCCCGTCCTTGAATACGATCTCGATCTTCATATCGGTGATCGCGTCGTCGAGCGATTCGGATTTGCCCCAATTTTCGTGCGCGTACATGGGGAACACGATGTGCGTCGCCGCGGAGAACGTTTCCTTATAGTTGGTCGAAAATTCGCTGTAACGGACGCAGTGGTCGTCGTCCCATTCGCTGTTTTTCGTACCGCTGCCGCCCTTCCACGAAACGATGACGTCCTCGACCTGCTGCGTGGAACCGAGCGAATCGTAATCGGTAATGCTGAAATCCAATTCGAGGAAGGGAGAACAGAAAGGCGTGCCCATATACGGCTTGATATTCAGTTCTGCGCCGTCCCACATGATTTTGCCGTCCTGCGGCGCGTCGTAAGTGAACGTGATGGATTTCATATCTTTGCCCGAAACGGTCATATAATCGGAGTAGCCTGTCGCCGCCGCCACCGTCGAGCCGTTCACGCCCGTATTCGATCTGCCTTTCCAGATCGAAGTAAGTTCGCTGCTGCCGTTATATCCCTTGAAATCGTTCAGGCCGTTGAAATAAGAAGTATTGTAATATTCGCCGGAAACGGAGTTGCCCGAATGCCCCATATTGGGGAACTGCCAACTCTGCCCCCAATCGGTGGTCGTGGTGCCCGCGTCTACCCAGATATAGCCGAAACTGTCCTGATAGATATTGGAAAACCAGTTACCGATGCTGGTCTTGGGGCTGTACCCGATGCCCGCCGTGTTCATCCACATGACAGACATGGCCTCCCACTCTTTCCATACCGTATTGCCCTCTCCCAGTTTCAGATCGCCGATCGCATCGTCGTCATAGCGGAGATGTCTTCTCATATACTCGTTCAGAAAAGAGTCGAGCGATTCGTCCGAACTGTAAAACTGCATCAGTCCGTCGTCATTCTGCTTTGTATAGGTGTAACCGTTGTTCAGATCGATGCCCGGGTCGGGCGGATTGACGTTGCCCCCCGTCGTATCGGGAGAGCAACCGTACGCCACGCCGCAAACGAGGCAAACCGACAGCGCCACGCAGGCAAACTTGCACAACAATTTTTTCATCTTTACGCCCTCCTTTACCGATTTTTGGCGTTTCTGCGCCCGAACAGCGCAATTGCAGCAGCAGCAAAAAGCGTAACGGACGTTGCCGCAGCAGCGGGATTTCCGACGTTCACAATGGATTTGCAGCCCCCGCTTTCGTCCGTGCCCCCGTTGCCGTTGTTTTTGGCAGCCAGTTCTTCGTCTGTATAGCCTTCCTGGTTGGAGAGCGTTTCGTCAACGACCGTTTCGCCCGCGTCCGTACCCGTTGCGCGCCATTGCTTGCCGACGGGATCGTAATAAAAGGAAAAATCTTCCTTTAAAATTTTTCCGTTGGGAAACAAAAGCCCGCTTTTCAAACAGAGCGCCATATTCTCGCGCCTGTTCGGCGCAATATTTTCGTTAAAAGAGGTCATGCCCGTATCCTGTCCCGCGGCGTCGACGATCTTCGTTGCAAGGTCGTCGCGCAGGGAATCGCCTTTCAGAACGACCTGTATACGGTTATTATCCATATGGATCTGTATCGCGAGGGGCTGTAACGATCCGCCGTTGCTCTGTTCCTGACCGTTCTTATCGAGATAAACGAGAGAAGTATCTGCGACTTGTTCCTGAATCTGATACACGTTGTAGAGATCCGTTCCGTTGATTTTCTCCTGCGGCGTCATATCGTACGGATAGCCGCCGTTGTTGCCGGGAAACGCCTGCAATCCGTTATACGAATCGCAGCCGAAATGGAATTTATAACTGATGCTGTCCGCCCAGTCGCGCGAAAATATCTGATAATCGTAGAGGAGCGTCAATTCCGAATCCGAATACTGTTTATCTCCCTTTTCACCGTGATAGACGAGCATTTCTCGCAAAGAACGCACCTGCAGATCGATGTATTTGCGGGGCGTGATCACTTCGGAAAGGTAGATATAAAAAACAAAGTTCGAGCCCTGTACCTCGGGCACGGACACCGACGTAACCGAAACCTCGGCGTAATCATCGATATTGTCGCTGCGATAAATGCGCTCTCCCTCGCCCGTTTTTGCAAACTGATAAATATACCGGACGGTCGTGCGGTACCCCGTATCGCACTCAAAGCCCGCAAGCACGTTGACGCGGTCGGTGCCGTCCTCTTTCACGCATCC
It contains:
- a CDS encoding ABC transporter substrate-binding protein; this translates as MKKIVTLVMIMLLAVTFVFSAAACSIDTGTGGPDKPDVKPEENPDAEVHLTVGTLGKSAEQSVMQEWINAFQKKNPEVSIKITKNMSGMAEIINWTSAGELPDIVWTAGDQHSPYSGTGYFQDLSDESKFPGNEEFFSDFYDALIDSTHYSSSDEGIWFVPRDYNRLVIYINETAFEQAGVAVPSNDWTWETFLKTCDDLMKAGVKKAIEWKKWRPVYATMLANYGGEYLDEEGNFALDSDEAKACYEFYEEFYDTRTGYAISGEGASFKAYSGELSSAVPMIVDVRPQLPDYVQTAYSRQWSLTARAFPNFVQKDGSAGKVGTGCSGYGITKACTDETKREWAWKFLKWCMSEEGYDTVAYLGNIVPAITTMRESGAWTEYTYGGITVDYEAFIADNTEDIFLNYYNALPNSKHDTFVRMTDDFWNKVGVNSFATAVSEFKKQFESYMNQ